In Aegilops tauschii subsp. strangulata cultivar AL8/78 chromosome 3, Aet v6.0, whole genome shotgun sequence, one genomic interval encodes:
- the LOC109751494 gene encoding histone H2B.6, whose amino-acid sequence MAPKAEKKPAAEKKPKAEKRVPGKEGDTKKKKAKKSNETYKIYIFKVLKQIDPNMGISSKSMSIINSIINDIFEKLAGESAKLARYNKKPTITSREIQTAVRLVFPGELAKHAVSEGTKAVTRFTVY is encoded by the coding sequence ATGGCGCCCAAGGCCGAGAAGAAGCCAGCCGCAGAGAAGAAGCCCAAGGCGGAGAAGCGCGTGCCCGGGAAGGAGGGCGACACTaagaagaagaaggccaagaagagcAACGAGACGTACAAGATCTACATCTTCAAGGTGCTCAAGCAGATTGACCCGAACATGGGTATCTCCTCCAAATCAATGTCCATCATCAACTCCATCATCAACGACATCTTCGAGAAGCTCGCCGGCGAGTCGGCAAAGCTCGCACGCTACAACAAGAAGCCCACCATCACCTCCCGGGAGATCCAGACTGCTGTGCGCCTTGTCTTTCCAGGCGAGCTTGCCAAGCACGCCGTCTCCGAGGGAACCAAGGCCGTTACCAGATTCACCGTGTATTAG